One part of the Ziziphus jujuba cultivar Dongzao chromosome 2, ASM3175591v1 genome encodes these proteins:
- the LOC107419064 gene encoding aspartic proteinase nepenthesin-2, which translates to MALNQILLTLFLHLLTLTLVCSNTSKPTGLSLKLIPRDSPDSPLYPGKLPEVERIQRMVEFSKVRAKYFGSLFGQNSTMNPENINLPVHKYNFFFGVQVFLGTPKKSKTLLMDTGSSLVWTQCKPCIRCFNQTDPIFEPTASSTYRKLPCGHPLCRQRFQCINGECVHNKTYSSGALIKGLVSLETFTFPSNNRTLIPIRNIAFGCANDNENFMPQSRSFSGILGLSPGPDSLITQLGNLTRNRFSYCLAYAFRPMSQNSVLRFGEDIPNVPNLKRTPLLQTYRSFHYQLNLVDISVAGNRLNFPPGTFSLRQNGSGGCYIDSGSTLSFITREPYGVVMRAFERHFLPFGLQRVHNSSEGLELCYRQKVGFHQYAGLTFHFQDADLVVQPKCMYVHNNRLRYFCVALAPAMATVVGAWQQQDTRFIYDLNMQQLQFAPEDCSRDVRGFKS; encoded by the coding sequence ATGGCCCTAAATCAAATTCTATTAACTCTCTTTCTCCATCTTCTTACTCTGACCTTGGTCTGTTCCAATACCTCCAAACCCACTGGATTGAGCTTGAAACTGATCCCGAGAGACTCTCCAGACTCTCCTTTATACCCTGGAAAGCTCCCTGAAGTTGAAAGAATCCAAAGAATGGTTGAATTCTCCAAGGTCAGAGCTAAATATTTTGGGTCACTATTTGGTCAAAATTCTACCATGAACCCAGAAAATATCAATCttccagtgcataaatataaCTTTTTCTTTGGAGTACAAGTATTTCTTGGTACCcctaaaaaatctaaaacattACTCATGGACACTGGCAGTAGCCTTGTTTGGACACAGTGCAAACCTTGCATAAGGTGTTTCAACCAAACAGACCCCATCTTTGAGCCAACTGCTTCCAGTACCTACAGAAAGCTTCCTTGTGGTCACCCTCTTTGTCGTCAACGTTTTCAATGCATCAACGGTGAATGCGTCCACAACAAAACGTATAGCAGCGGCGCTTTAATTAAAGGTCTCGTTTCCTTAGAAACCTTTACATTCCCATCGAATAATCGAACTCTGATCCCCATAAGAAACATAGCATTTGGTTGTGCGAACGACAACGAAAATTTCATGCCTCAAAGCCGTAGCTTTTCAGGGATATTGGGCTTGAGTCCTGGTCCTGATTCTTTAATAACCCAACTGGGAAACTTGACTAGAAATCGCTTTTCCTACTGCTTAGCTTATGCTTTCCGGCCCATGTCCCAGAACAGTGTTCTTCGATTTGGTGAAGATATACCAAATGTTCCAAATCTTAAAAGAACTCCACTTCTACAAACATATAGATCTTTTCATTACCAGTTGAATTTGGTAGACATAAGTGTTGCTGGGAATCGCTTAAACTTCCCACCTGGAACTTTCTCTCTCAGACAAAATGGTTCTGGTGGTTGTTACATAGATAGTGGATCCACACTGAGTTTTATTACTCGAGAACCTTATGGGGTTGTGATGAGAGCATTTGAACgacattttcttccttttggGTTACAAAGAGTTCACAATTCGTCTGAAGGGTTGGAGCTTTGCTATAGACAGAAGGTTGGTTTTCATCAATACGCAGGGTTGACGTTTCATTTCCAAGATGCCGACTTGGTGGTTCAGCCAAAGTGCATGTATGTTCATAATAATCGATTGAGATACTTTTGTGTGGCGTTGGCTCCGGCGATGGCAACCGTAGTCGGAGCTTGGCAGCAACAGGATACGCGCTTTATTTATGATCTGAATATGCAGCAACTCCAGTTTGCTCCTGAAGACTGTTCTAGGGATGTACGTGGTTTCAAGAGTTGA